Proteins from a genomic interval of Streptococcus sp. D7B5:
- the ccdA2 gene encoding thiol-disulfide oxidoreductase-associated membrane protein CcdA2, translated as MESIIFLVSVFLAGILSFFSPCIFPLLPVYAGILLDDQGNSKSFRFFGRDVAWSGLIRTLCFIAGISLIFFILGFGAGFLGHMLYADWFRYAMGIVIILLGFHQMEILHFNKLEIQKTVTFKQSKSNHYLSAFLLGITFSFGWTPCIGPVLSSVLALAASGGNGAWQGAVLTLVYTLGMALPFIVLALASGWIMPYFSKLKPHMILLKKIGGALIILMGLLLMLGQLNALSGILG; from the coding sequence TTGGAGTCGATTATATTTCTAGTATCCGTTTTTTTAGCAGGTATCCTGTCCTTCTTTTCACCCTGCATCTTTCCTTTGCTACCTGTCTATGCTGGTATTTTACTGGATGATCAGGGAAATTCGAAAAGCTTTCGCTTTTTTGGAAGAGACGTTGCATGGTCTGGTTTAATTCGAACCTTGTGCTTTATTGCAGGAATCTCCCTCATTTTCTTTATTTTGGGATTTGGAGCTGGATTCCTAGGGCACATGCTCTATGCAGACTGGTTTCGTTATGCTATGGGAATAGTCATTATTCTTTTAGGGTTTCACCAGATGGAAATCTTGCATTTCAATAAACTGGAGATTCAAAAGACAGTCACCTTCAAACAATCAAAGTCGAATCACTATCTGTCAGCCTTTTTACTTGGGATAACCTTTAGTTTTGGTTGGACCCCTTGTATCGGACCAGTCTTAAGTTCGGTCTTGGCCCTAGCAGCTTCCGGTGGCAATGGTGCTTGGCAAGGAGCCGTGTTAACATTAGTATACACATTGGGAATGGCCCTTCCTTTCATTGTTTTGGCCTTGGCTTCGGGCTGGATTATGCCCTATTTTAGTAAATTAAAACCCCATATGATTTTACTAAAGAAAATCGGGGGAGCTTTGATTATTTTGATGGGATTATTATTAATGCTAGGGCAGTTAAATGCCTTGTCAGGAATTCTTGGATAA
- the spxR gene encoding CBS-HotDog domain-containing transcription factor SpxR: MSKHQEILSYLEELPIGKRVSVRSISNHLGVSDGTAYRAIKEAENRGIVETRPRSGTIRVKSQKVAIERLTYAEIAEVTSSEVLAGQEGLEREFSKFSIGAMTEQNILSYLHDGGLLIVGDRTRIQLLALENENAVLVTGGFHVQDDVLELANKKGIPVLRSKHDTFTVATMINKALSNVQIKTDILTVEKLYRPSHEYGFLRETDTVKDYLDLVRKNRSSRFPVINQHQVVVGVVTMRDAGDKSPSTTIDKVMTRSIFVTGLATNIANVSQRMIAEDFEMVPVVRSNQTLLGVVTRRDVMEKMSRSQVSALPTFSEQIGQKLSYHHDEVVITVEPFMLEKNGVLANGVLAEILNHMTQDLVVNSGRNLIIEQMLIYFLQAVQIDDTLRIQARIIHHTRRSAIIDYDIYHGHQIVSKANVTVKIN, from the coding sequence ATGAGTAAACACCAGGAAATTTTGTCCTATCTGGAAGAGTTGCCAATTGGGAAGAGAGTTAGTGTACGCAGTATTTCCAATCACCTAGGTGTTAGTGACGGAACAGCCTACCGAGCTATCAAAGAAGCTGAAAATCGTGGCATCGTTGAAACTCGGCCACGTAGTGGAACCATACGGGTCAAGTCCCAGAAAGTGGCCATTGAGAGGCTAACCTATGCTGAAATTGCTGAAGTCACCTCCTCTGAAGTTTTAGCTGGTCAGGAAGGGCTTGAGAGAGAGTTTAGTAAATTCTCCATTGGGGCTATGACAGAGCAAAATATCCTGTCTTATCTCCATGATGGCGGTCTTTTGATCGTAGGTGACCGTACTCGCATTCAACTTTTAGCCTTGGAAAATGAAAATGCAGTCCTTGTAACGGGTGGTTTTCATGTGCAGGACGATGTTCTTGAGTTGGCTAATAAAAAAGGGATTCCAGTTCTAAGAAGTAAACATGACACTTTTACAGTAGCGACCATGATTAACAAAGCTCTCTCAAATGTTCAAATCAAAACCGATATTCTGACAGTCGAAAAGCTCTATCGTCCCAGTCATGAGTATGGTTTTTTGAGAGAAACGGATACGGTAAAAGACTATCTAGACTTGGTCCGTAAGAACAGAAGTAGTCGTTTTCCAGTCATTAACCAACATCAAGTGGTTGTTGGGGTTGTTACTATGCGTGACGCAGGAGATAAATCCCCCAGCACGACGATTGACAAGGTGATGACACGTAGTATCTTTGTAACAGGATTAGCGACTAATATTGCCAATGTCAGTCAACGAATGATTGCAGAAGATTTTGAGATGGTTCCCGTTGTCAGAAGTAACCAAACCTTGCTCGGTGTCGTAACACGACGAGATGTCATGGAAAAGATGAGCCGTTCCCAAGTTTCTGCTTTGCCGACCTTCTCAGAGCAAATCGGGCAAAAACTCTCTTATCATCATGATGAAGTCGTTATTACTGTTGAGCCCTTCATGTTGGAGAAAAATGGTGTCCTTGCTAATGGAGTCTTGGCTGAAATCCTCAACCATATGACCCAAGACCTCGTTGTCAATAGCGGACGTAATCTCATCATTGAGCAGATGTTGATTTATTTCTTGCAGGCTGTGCAGATAGATGATACTTTGCGGATTCAGGCTCGTATTATTCACCACACGAGACGCTCAGCTATTATTGATTATGATATTTATCATGGTCATCAGATTGTTTCAAAAGCAAATGTTACGGTTAAAATTAATTAG
- a CDS encoding GNAT family protein: MNIWTKLAMFSFFETERLYLRPFFFSDSQAFFEIASNPENLQFIFPSQASLEESQYALANYFMKNPLGVWAICLQGNQEMIGSIKFEKIDEIKKEAEIGYFLKKDSWSQGFMTEVVTKLCQLSFEEFGLKQLSIITHLENQASQKVALKSGFNLVRQFKGSDRYTRKMRDYLEFRYIKGEFNE, translated from the coding sequence ATGAATATTTGGACCAAATTAGCAATGTTTTCTTTTTTTGAAACGGAGCGCTTGTATTTGCGTCCTTTCTTTTTTAGTGACAGTCAAGCGTTTTTTGAGATTGCTTCAAACCCTGAGAATTTACAGTTTATTTTTCCCAGTCAAGCAAGTTTGGAAGAAAGTCAGTACGCACTTGCTAACTATTTTATGAAGAATCCTCTAGGGGTTTGGGCAATTTGTCTCCAAGGAAATCAGGAAATGATTGGCTCCATTAAATTTGAAAAAATCGATGAAATCAAAAAAGAAGCAGAAATTGGTTACTTCTTAAAAAAGGATTCTTGGTCACAAGGTTTTATGACAGAAGTGGTTACCAAGCTTTGTCAGCTTTCCTTTGAAGAATTTGGTTTAAAACAATTATCCATCATCACTCATTTGGAGAATCAAGCTAGTCAAAAAGTAGCCTTAAAATCAGGCTTTAACCTCGTCCGACAGTTTAAAGGGAGCGATCGCTATACACGAAAAATGAGGGACTATCTTGAATTTCGATACATAAAAGGAGAATTCAATGAGTAA
- the sdbB gene encoding thiol-disulfide oxidoreductase-associated lipoprotein SdbB — protein sequence MKKVIFAGLSLMSLFLLIACGEKETKQKSSPKQPAVQQIAVGKDAPDFTLQSMDGKEVKLSDYKGKKIYLKFWASWCGPCKKSMPELMELAAKQDRDFEILSVIAPGLQGEKTVQDFPKWYQEQGYKDIPVLYDTQATTFQAYQIRSIPTEYLIDSQGKIGKIQFGAISNADAEAAFKEMK from the coding sequence ATGAAAAAAGTTATTTTTGCTGGATTGAGCCTCATGTCTCTATTTTTGTTGATTGCTTGTGGTGAAAAAGAAACCAAACAGAAAAGCAGTCCCAAACAACCTGCTGTACAACAAATCGCAGTCGGTAAGGATGCGCCAGACTTTACCTTGCAGTCTATGGATGGCAAAGAAGTCAAGTTATCAGACTATAAAGGGAAAAAGATCTATTTAAAATTCTGGGCTTCTTGGTGTGGACCATGTAAAAAAAGCATGCCTGAGTTAATGGAATTAGCTGCCAAACAAGATCGAGACTTTGAAATCTTGAGTGTCATTGCACCAGGTCTACAAGGTGAAAAAACAGTTCAAGACTTTCCAAAATGGTACCAAGAACAAGGCTACAAGGATATTCCAGTTCTATATGATACGCAAGCAACTACCTTCCAAGCCTACCAAATTCGTAGTATTCCAACGGAATACTTGATTGACAGTCAAGGTAAAATCGGAAAAATCCAATTTGGTGCTATTAGCAACGCTGATGCAGAAGCGGCTTTTAAAGAAATGAAATAA
- the pyk gene encoding pyruvate kinase, producing the protein MNKRVKIVATLGPAVEIRGGKKFGEDGYWGEKLDVEASAKNIAKLIEAGANTFRFNFSHGDHQEQGERMATVKLAEKLAGKKVGFLLDTKGPEIRTELFEGDAKEYSYKTGEKIRVATKQGIKSTREVIALNVAGALDIYDDVEVGRQVLVDDGKLGLRVVAKDDATREFEVEVENDGIIAKQKGVNIPNTKIPFPALAERDNDDIRFGLEQGINFIAISFVRTAKDVNEVRAICEETGNGHVQLFAKIENQQGIDNLDEIIEAADGIMIARGDMGIEVPFEMVPVYQKMIITKVNAAGKVAITATNMLETMTEKPRATRSEVSDVFNAVIDGTDATMLSGESANGKYPLESVTTMATIDKNAQTLLKEYGRLSSVNLSRNSKTEVMASAVKDATNSMNIKLVVTLTKTGHTARLISKYRPDADILAITFDELTQRGLMLNWGVIPVTTDRPSNTDDMFDLAERIAVEQGLVESGDDIVIVAGVPLGEAVRTNTMRIRTVR; encoded by the coding sequence ACTTTCCGTTTCAACTTCTCACACGGTGACCACCAAGAACAAGGTGAGCGTATGGCAACTGTTAAACTTGCTGAAAAACTTGCAGGTAAAAAAGTTGGTTTCCTTCTTGATACTAAAGGACCTGAAATCCGTACAGAATTGTTTGAAGGTGACGCAAAAGAGTACTCTTACAAAACTGGTGAAAAAATCCGTGTTGCAACTAAACAAGGAATCAAATCAACTCGTGAAGTGATTGCTTTGAACGTTGCTGGTGCTCTTGATATCTACGATGATGTTGAAGTTGGTCGTCAAGTATTGGTTGACGATGGTAAATTGGGTCTTCGCGTTGTTGCAAAAGACGATGCAACTCGTGAATTTGAAGTAGAAGTTGAAAACGACGGAATTATCGCTAAACAAAAAGGTGTAAATATCCCTAATACTAAAATTCCTTTCCCAGCTCTTGCTGAACGTGACAACGATGATATCCGTTTCGGTTTGGAACAAGGTATCAACTTCATCGCTATTTCATTCGTACGTACTGCAAAAGACGTCAACGAAGTTCGTGCAATCTGTGAAGAAACTGGTAACGGTCACGTTCAATTGTTTGCGAAAATCGAAAACCAACAAGGTATCGATAACTTGGATGAAATCATTGAAGCTGCTGACGGTATCATGATCGCCCGTGGTGACATGGGTATCGAAGTACCATTCGAAATGGTTCCAGTTTACCAAAAAATGATTATTACAAAAGTAAATGCAGCTGGTAAAGTCGCTATCACAGCAACAAACATGCTTGAAACTATGACTGAAAAACCACGTGCAACGCGTTCAGAAGTATCAGATGTGTTTAACGCTGTTATCGACGGAACCGACGCTACAATGCTTTCAGGTGAGTCTGCAAATGGTAAATATCCACTGGAGTCAGTTACTACGATGGCAACTATTGACAAAAATGCTCAAACTCTTTTAAAAGAATACGGTCGCTTGTCATCTGTTAACTTGTCACGTAATTCTAAGACTGAGGTTATGGCTTCAGCTGTTAAGGATGCGACAAATTCTATGAATATCAAGTTGGTGGTTACTCTTACTAAGACAGGTCACACTGCTCGTTTGATTTCTAAATACCGTCCAGATGCTGATATCTTGGCAATCACTTTCGATGAATTGACTCAGCGTGGTTTGATGCTTAACTGGGGAGTTATTCCAGTAACCACTGATCGCCCATCAAACACTGATGATATGTTTGATCTCGCTGAAAGAATTGCAGTTGAGCAAGGTTTGGTAGAATCTGGTGATGATATTGTTATCGTTGCAGGTGTACCACTTGGCGAAGCTGTTCGTACAAACACAATGCGCATCCGCACTGTACGCTAA
- a CDS encoding putative DNA-binding protein, translated as MEIEKTNRMNALFEFYAALLTDKQMNYIELYYADDYSLAEIAEEFGVSRQAVYDNIKRTEKILEDYEMKLHMYSDYIVRSQIFDQILERYPKDDFLQEQIEILTSIDNRE; from the coding sequence ATGGAAATCGAAAAAACCAATCGTATGAACGCCCTTTTTGAATTTTATGCGGCGCTTTTGACAGATAAGCAGATGAACTATATTGAACTCTATTATGCTGATGATTACAGTCTTGCTGAGATTGCTGAAGAGTTCGGTGTCAGTCGTCAGGCTGTTTATGACAATATCAAGCGGACAGAAAAGATTCTAGAAGATTATGAGATGAAACTGCACATGTATTCGGACTACATTGTCCGCAGTCAGATTTTTGACCAGATCTTAGAGCGTTATCCCAAGGATGACTTTCTGCAGGAGCAGATAGAAATTTTAACAAGTATTGATAATAGAGAATAA
- a CDS encoding UDP-N-acetylglucosamine 1-carboxyvinyltransferase, whose amino-acid sequence MRKIVINGGRPLQGEITISGAKNSVVALIPAIILSDDIVTLDCVPDISDVASLVEIMEIMGATVKRYEDVLEIDPRGVQNIPMPYGKINSLRASYYFYGSLLGRFGEATVGLPGGCDLGPRPIDLHLKAFEAMGAKVSYEGDNMNLSAQGKGLHGASIYMDTVSVGATINTMIAAVKAKGRTVIENAAREPEIIDVATLLNNMGAHIRGAGTDIIIIDGVEKLHGTRHQVIPDRIEAGTYISLAAAVGKGIRINNVLYEHLEGFIAKLEEMGVRMTVSEDSIFVEEQSDLKAINIKTAPYPGFATDLQQPITPLLLTAQGRGTIIDTIYEKRVNHVFELAKMDADITTTNDHIIYNGGRKLHGASVKATDLRAGAALVIAGLMAQGQTEITNIEFILRGYSDIIEKLRSLGADITLVED is encoded by the coding sequence ATGAGAAAAATTGTCATCAATGGTGGACGTCCATTGCAAGGTGAGATCACCATTAGTGGTGCTAAAAATAGTGTTGTAGCGCTTATTCCAGCTATTATCTTATCAGATGATATTGTCACTTTAGATTGTGTTCCAGATATTTCAGACGTTGCTAGTCTTGTCGAAATCATGGAAATTATGGGGGCGACTGTTAAGCGTTATGAGGATGTCTTGGAGATTGATCCAAGAGGTGTTCAGAACATTCCTATGCCTTATGGCAAGATTAATAGCTTGCGTGCTTCTTATTATTTCTACGGAAGTCTTTTAGGTCGCTTTGGTGAAGCTACAGTTGGACTTCCTGGTGGATGTGATCTGGGACCTCGTCCGATTGATCTTCACTTAAAAGCCTTTGAAGCCATGGGTGCTAAGGTCAGCTATGAGGGAGATAATATGAATTTATCTGCCCAAGGTAAGGGGCTTCATGGCGCAAGTATTTACATGGATACCGTTAGCGTTGGAGCAACGATTAACACCATGATTGCTGCGGTTAAAGCTAAGGGACGTACTGTCATTGAAAATGCGGCTCGTGAACCGGAAATTATTGATGTCGCTACCCTTTTGAACAATATGGGGGCCCATATTCGTGGTGCAGGAACTGATATTATCATTATTGATGGTGTCGAGAAACTTCATGGAACGCGTCATCAGGTTATTCCAGACCGTATCGAAGCTGGAACCTATATTTCACTTGCTGCGGCGGTAGGAAAAGGAATTCGCATTAACAACGTTCTCTATGAACATTTAGAAGGCTTTATCGCCAAACTAGAGGAAATGGGCGTTCGTATGACGGTCTCAGAAGACAGTATCTTCGTTGAAGAACAGTCTGATTTGAAGGCCATCAATATCAAAACAGCTCCCTATCCAGGGTTCGCAACCGATTTGCAACAGCCTATCACGCCACTTTTACTAACTGCCCAAGGTCGTGGAACTATTATTGATACGATTTATGAGAAACGTGTTAATCATGTCTTTGAGTTAGCAAAAATGGATGCGGATATTACGACTACAAACGATCACATTATTTACAACGGTGGTCGTAAGTTACACGGGGCAAGTGTAAAAGCTACAGACTTGCGAGCTGGTGCTGCACTTGTCATCGCTGGTTTGATGGCTCAGGGCCAGACTGAAATTACGAATATTGAGTTTATCCTTCGTGGCTACTCAGATATTATTGAAAAATTGCGTAGTCTTGGAGCGGATATTACACTCGTTGAAGACTAA
- the pbp3 gene encoding D-alanyl-D-alanine carboxypeptidase PBP3 → MKKIILSFMTLLVLGTASTVSAQEFDVAAKHAIAVEATTGKILYEKDANQPVEIASITKLVTVYLVYEALEQGTISLSTPVDISDYPYKLTTNSEASNVPMEARNYTVEQLLEATMVSSANSAAIALAEKIAGSEKDFVDKMRAKLLEWGIQDATIVNTTGLNNETLGDNIYPGSKKDDENKLSAYDVAIVARNLIRDYPQVLEITKKPTSTFAGLEIHSTNSMLEGMPAYRGGIDGLKTGTTDKAGASFVGTTVEKGMRIITVVLNADQQDTNPYARFTATSALLDYISANFALKTVVQKGEAYNDSKVTVLDGKEDNVTAVAKSDISIVQRIGSGTTPTLQFTPKSTSEMAPLEEGKVVGTLTYDDQDLVGQGYLTSDKPSFEMVSEKKVEKAFFLKVWWNQFIRFINEKL, encoded by the coding sequence ATGAAAAAAATAATTTTATCTTTTATGACACTTTTAGTTCTTGGAACAGCTTCTACTGTTTCTGCTCAGGAGTTTGATGTTGCTGCTAAACATGCTATTGCTGTCGAGGCTACAACTGGAAAAATCCTCTATGAAAAAGATGCAAATCAGCCTGTAGAAATTGCTTCTATTACAAAACTGGTTACAGTTTATTTGGTCTATGAAGCTCTGGAACAAGGAACTATCAGCCTATCTACACCTGTTGATATTTCGGACTATCCTTACAAACTTACAACTAATTCTGAGGCGAGTAACGTCCCTATGGAAGCTCGAAATTATACTGTTGAACAACTATTAGAGGCTACAATGGTATCCAGTGCAAACAGCGCTGCCATTGCACTAGCAGAAAAGATTGCTGGTTCTGAGAAAGACTTCGTAGACAAGATGAGGGCTAAACTTCTTGAATGGGGAATTCAAGATGCAACTATTGTAAACACAACTGGTTTAAATAATGAGACACTTGGCGATAATATCTATCCTGGTTCTAAAAAAGACGATGAAAACAAGTTGAGTGCCTACGATGTTGCAATCGTCGCTCGTAACCTCATCCGAGATTATCCTCAAGTTTTGGAAATCACAAAAAAACCAACTTCTACCTTTGCAGGACTTGAAATCCACTCAACCAACTCTATGTTGGAGGGGATGCCAGCCTACCGAGGAGGAATTGACGGTTTAAAGACAGGAACAACTGATAAGGCAGGAGCTTCTTTCGTTGGAACCACTGTCGAAAAAGGAATGCGTATTATTACGGTTGTTTTGAATGCAGATCAACAAGATACCAACCCTTATGCACGTTTTACTGCTACTTCAGCACTTTTAGATTATATTTCTGCAAACTTTGCCTTAAAAACTGTCGTTCAGAAAGGTGAAGCTTACAACGATAGTAAAGTAACAGTTCTGGATGGTAAAGAAGATAATGTGACAGCTGTCGCTAAGTCAGACATTTCCATCGTCCAACGCATCGGAAGCGGTACTACACCAACTCTCCAATTCACACCGAAATCAACATCAGAAATGGCTCCATTGGAAGAAGGCAAGGTTGTTGGTACTCTGACCTATGATGATCAGGATTTGGTCGGCCAGGGCTATCTCACTTCCGACAAACCATCTTTTGAAATGGTTTCTGAAAAGAAAGTAGAAAAAGCCTTCTTTTTGAAGGTTTGGTGGAATCAATTTATCCGCTTTATCAATGAAAAACTATAA
- a CDS encoding AI-2E family transporter: protein MFRRNKLFFWTAEILLLTLIFYLWREMGAIITPFVTVVNTIMIPFLLGGFFYYITNPVVTFLEKRCKINRLIGVLVTLCALIGAIVVGVVYLLPILINQLTSLIISSQNIYSRLQDLIIDLSMNPVFQNIDIQQTIQQLNLSYVDILQNILNSVSNSLGSVLSALFSTVLILIMTPVFLIYFLLDGHKLLPMLERTVLKHDKLNLSSLLTNLNTTIARYISGIAIDAVIIGCLAYIGYSVIGLKYALVFAIFSGIANLIPYVGPSIGLIPMVIANVFTDPHRMLIAVAYMLIIQQIDGNVLYPRIVGGVMKVHPITILVLLLLSSNIYGVIGMVVAVPTYSIFKEITKFLAKLYENHKEAHKEAKELEKTESN, encoded by the coding sequence ATGTTCCGCAGAAACAAATTATTTTTTTGGACAGCTGAAATTTTATTATTAACACTGATTTTCTATCTTTGGAGAGAAATGGGAGCCATCATTACTCCCTTCGTGACAGTTGTGAATACCATCATGATTCCATTTTTGCTTGGTGGATTTTTTTACTACATTACAAATCCAGTCGTTACTTTCTTAGAAAAGAGATGTAAGATCAATCGTCTAATTGGTGTCTTGGTCACTCTTTGTGCCTTGATTGGTGCTATCGTTGTAGGGGTCGTTTATCTCTTGCCGATTTTGATTAATCAGTTGACCAGCTTGATTATTTCTAGTCAAAATATCTATAGTAGACTACAAGATTTGATCATCGATTTGTCCATGAATCCAGTCTTCCAAAATATTGATATTCAACAAACAATTCAACAACTGAATCTCTCCTATGTGGATATCCTCCAGAATATCCTGAATAGCGTCAGCAACAGTTTAGGAAGCGTTCTTTCAGCCTTGTTTAGTACAGTTCTGATTCTCATTATGACCCCTGTATTCTTGATTTATTTCTTGTTGGATGGTCATAAGTTGCTACCAATGTTGGAACGTACCGTCTTAAAACATGACAAATTGAATCTTTCTAGCCTTTTAACCAATCTCAATACAACCATAGCGCGCTATATCAGTGGAATTGCGATTGATGCGGTTATTATTGGATGTTTAGCTTATATTGGCTATAGCGTTATCGGATTAAAGTACGCCTTAGTTTTTGCTATTTTCTCTGGAATCGCAAATTTAATTCCTTATGTTGGTCCAAGTATTGGCTTGATTCCAATGGTGATTGCCAATGTGTTCACGGATCCTCATCGTATGTTGATTGCGGTTGCTTATATGCTTATTATTCAGCAGATTGACGGAAATGTTCTCTATCCACGCATCGTTGGAGGGGTTATGAAAGTGCATCCGATTACGATTTTGGTGCTCCTTTTACTGTCAAGTAATATCTACGGTGTCATAGGGATGGTCGTAGCAGTACCTACTTACTCTATTTTTAAAGAAATTACTAAGTTCCTAGCGAAATTATATGAAAACCATAAAGAAGCTCATAAAGAGGCTAAGGAATTGGAAAAAACAGAATCAAATTAA
- a CDS encoding methionyl aminopeptidase has product MITLKSAREIEAMDKAGDFLASIHIGLRDLIKPGVDMWEVEEYVRRRCKEENFLPLQIGVDGAVMDYPYATCCSLNDEVAHAFPRHYILKEGDLLKVDMVLGGPIAKSDLNVSKLNFNNVEQMKKYTQSYTGGLADSCWAYAVGTPSEEVKNLMDVTKEAMYKGIEQAVVGNRIGDIGAAIQEYAESRGYGVVRDLVGHGVGPTMHEEPMVPNYGIAGRGLRLREGMVLTIEPMINTGDWEIDTDMKTGWAHKTIDGGLSCQYEHQFVITKDGPVILTSQGEEGTY; this is encoded by the coding sequence ATGATAACTTTAAAATCAGCACGTGAAATCGAAGCCATGGACAAGGCTGGTGATTTCCTAGCAAGTATCCATATCGGCTTACGTGATTTGATTAAGCCAGGCGTGGATATGTGGGAAGTTGAAGAGTACGTTCGACGACGTTGTAAAGAGGAGAATTTCCTTCCTTTACAGATTGGTGTGGATGGTGCAGTCATGGATTACCCCTATGCCACTTGTTGCTCTCTCAACGACGAAGTAGCTCACGCTTTTCCACGTCATTACATCTTGAAAGAGGGCGATTTGCTCAAGGTTGACATGGTATTGGGTGGTCCGATTGCCAAATCCGACCTCAATGTATCTAAACTCAACTTCAACAATGTTGAGCAAATGAAAAAATACACCCAAAGTTATACTGGTGGTTTAGCTGACTCATGTTGGGCTTACGCGGTTGGTACACCGTCTGAAGAAGTGAAAAACCTGATGGACGTGACCAAGGAAGCTATGTATAAAGGGATTGAGCAAGCAGTTGTTGGCAATCGTATCGGTGATATCGGTGCAGCCATTCAAGAATACGCTGAAAGTCGCGGTTACGGTGTCGTTCGTGATTTGGTTGGTCATGGTGTTGGTCCAACTATGCACGAGGAGCCAATGGTTCCTAACTACGGTATTGCAGGGCGTGGACTCCGTCTCCGTGAAGGAATGGTACTAACTATTGAACCCATGATCAATACTGGTGACTGGGAAATTGATACAGATATGAAGACTGGCTGGGCTCATAAGACTATAGATGGCGGCCTGTCTTGCCAATATGAACACCAGTTTGTGATTACCAAAGACGGTCCTGTTATCTTGACTAGTCAAGGTGAAGAAGGAACGTATTAA
- the tuf gene encoding elongation factor Tu has product MAKEKYDRSKPHVNIGTIGHVDHGKTTLTAAITTVLARRLPSAVNQPKDYASIDAAPEERERGITINTAHVEYETEKRHYAHIDAPGHADYVKNMITGAAQMDGAILVVASTDGPMPQTREHILLSRQVGVKHLIVFMNKIDLVDDEELLELVEMEIRDLLSEYDFPGDDLPVIQGSALKALEGDSKYEDIIMELMNTVDEYIPEPERDTEKPLLLPVEDVFSITGRGTVASGRIDRGTVRVNDEIEIVGIKEETQKAVVTGVEMFRKQLDEGLAGDNVGVLLRGVQRDEIERGQVIAKPGSINPHTKFKGEVYILTKEEGGRHTPFFNNYRPQFYFRTTDVTGSIELPAGTEMVMPGDNVTIDVELIHPIAVEQGTTFSIREGGRTVGSGMVTEIEA; this is encoded by the coding sequence ATGGCAAAAGAAAAATACGATCGTAGTAAACCACACGTTAACATTGGTACTATCGGACACGTTGACCACGGTAAAACTACTTTGACTGCAGCTATCACAACTGTATTGGCACGTCGCTTGCCTTCAGCAGTTAACCAACCAAAAGACTATGCGTCTATCGATGCTGCTCCAGAAGAACGCGAACGCGGTATCACTATCAACACTGCGCACGTTGAGTACGAAACTGAAAAACGTCACTACGCTCACATCGACGCTCCAGGACACGCGGACTACGTTAAAAACATGATCACTGGTGCCGCTCAAATGGACGGAGCTATCCTTGTAGTAGCTTCAACTGACGGACCAATGCCACAAACTCGTGAGCACATCCTTCTTTCACGTCAGGTTGGTGTTAAACACCTTATCGTCTTCATGAACAAAATTGACTTGGTAGACGACGAAGAATTGCTTGAATTGGTTGAAATGGAAATCCGTGACCTCTTGTCAGAATACGACTTCCCAGGTGACGATCTTCCAGTTATCCAAGGTTCAGCTCTTAAAGCTCTTGAAGGTGACTCTAAATACGAAGACATCATCATGGAATTGATGAACACTGTTGATGAGTACATCCCAGAACCAGAACGTGACACTGAAAAACCATTGCTTCTTCCAGTCGAGGACGTATTCTCAATCACTGGACGTGGTACAGTTGCTTCAGGACGTATCGACCGTGGTACTGTTCGTGTCAACGACGAAATCGAAATCGTTGGTATCAAAGAAGAAACTCAAAAAGCAGTTGTTACTGGTGTTGAAATGTTCCGTAAACAACTTGACGAAGGTCTTGCTGGAGATAACGTAGGTGTTCTTCTTCGTGGTGTTCAACGTGACGAAATCGAACGTGGACAAGTTATCGCTAAACCAGGTTCAATCAACCCACACACTAAATTCAAAGGTGAAGTCTACATCCTTACTAAAGAAGAAGGTGGACGTCACACTCCATTCTTCAACAACTACCGCCCACAATTCTACTTCCGTACTACTGACGTTACAGGTTCAATCGAACTTCCTGCAGGTACTGAAATGGTAATGCCTGGTGATAACGTGACTATCGACGTTGAGTTGATCCACCCAATCGCCGTAGAACAAGGTACTACATTCTCTATCCGTGAGGGTGGACGTACTGTTGGTTCAGGTATGGTTACAGAAATCGAAGCTTAA